The DNA segment AGTATAACCTATTTATTCTTACTGAATCCCAAAAAATCTAATGCATGCCAGCCGAGATTATTGCCGATCCAGAAGTTTTGGAAGAGGATTACATTCCACAGAGTGTTCCATGCAGAGATGTGCAGAGGGCGGAACTTGTTGATTGCTTATCGCCTTTCAAGAAGAGAATTAAACCCTGTGACTGTTTGTGTCATGGGCAATCTGGAACTGGTAAAACTACTCTTGTAAAGTATGTGCTTGAGCAAATTGAGGAGAATACAATTGCACGAGCATTCTATGTGAATTGCTGGGAGAACAGGACACTGAGCACGGTACTTGACAAGCTACTTGAGCAAGCTGATCTTATAGTGTCAGAGGTTGGCTATACCGCAAAAGTGGCAAGGTTAAAAGAGAGAATTGGAGGAAAGGTTTGTATTATTGCTCTTGACGAAGTGGATAAGATTGGTAGGAAAGAGCTGGATGATATTCTTTATATTCTGAAAGATCTCGGCAAAGTTGGCATTGTGTGCATTTCCAATACGAGACGATATGTGCTTACTCTTGATCCCAGAATAATGTCAAGACTAAACTTAAGGTCAATCAACTTTCCTAAATACTCGGATGCTGAATTGCTGGCTATCCTTAAGTATAGAGTTGAGGATTGTCGTGCTCTTTACCCCAAAACTTGCTCCGAGGAATTATTGAAGAAAATAGCTGATTTGGCAGCTGGAGATGCGAGGATAGCAATACAGACTCTAAGAGGCGCAGCATGCAATGCTGAACGCGCAAACAAATCCAGGATTACATATGAAGATGTGGGCAGAGGGTTTGAAGAAGTTAAAGAGATTAAGAAGAAATATGATCTTGAAGCGTTGACCCCGCACCATAGGCTAATTCTGACTATTCTGAAGGAGCATGGAGAAATATCTTCAACTGAATTTCACGGTCTCTACAAAAAAGAGGCAGATAAGCAAGGGTTGAAGGCCAAGTCGCAGAGGAGCTTCAACAAGTATATTGCTGATCTGATTAAGTTGAATCGTATTGAAGTTGATAGGGCTAAAATGCGAGGTAATGTAAGATTATTTCGCTGTGTTTGAGTTATTCCGTGAGCGTTGGCACTTCTAAACTCAGGAACCTTCCATAAAATTAGAAAGGGAAAGAGGATTGAGCTTGTTTCAGGTTATTATATGACTCTTGAATATTTGTTACAGATTCGCTTGAAATGCTTCTGTCTCATTGAACACAAAGTCAAACCATATTCATGCTTAGGGATAAGATTAGGAAGTTTTGTGCTCTTTAGAGGGGAGTGCAAGTTCTTAAATCTTCATGTTGGTGAAATATAGAAGTGAGCGGGTATGCGAGCTACTTTGGGTCTGACTGGCACTTTCGGTTTGGAAGGGTT comes from the Candidatus Bathyarchaeota archaeon genome and includes:
- a CDS encoding AAA family ATPase, with amino-acid sequence MPAEIIADPEVLEEDYIPQSVPCRDVQRAELVDCLSPFKKRIKPCDCLCHGQSGTGKTTLVKYVLEQIEENTIARAFYVNCWENRTLSTVLDKLLEQADLIVSEVGYTAKVARLKERIGGKVCIIALDEVDKIGRKELDDILYILKDLGKVGIVCISNTRRYVLTLDPRIMSRLNLRSINFPKYSDAELLAILKYRVEDCRALYPKTCSEELLKKIADLAAGDARIAIQTLRGAACNAERANKSRITYEDVGRGFEEVKEIKKKYDLEALTPHHRLILTILKEHGEISSTEFHGLYKKEADKQGLKAKSQRSFNKYIADLIKLNRIEVDRAKMRGNVRLFRCV